The genomic window CGGTGCCGAGGGGAAATCCACGATCAAGACGTACGCACGCGAGGGCGCGACCACGGAACTGCATTATCTGGCGGCCGGCAAGGCGATCCTCGCCCACCTGCCCGAGGACGAACGGCAGGCGATCGTCGGTGACGACCCGCTCCCGGCGAAGACGGAGAACACGACCACCGACCCCGACGAACTGCTCGCCGAACTCGACACGGTGCGCGAGCAGGGCGTCGCGTACAACATCGGCGAGGCGATGGAGGGGCTCAACGCGATCGGGACGCCGATCAAACGCGTCGGCGACGGCGTGTACGGCGCGATCAGCCTCTCCGGCGCGGCGAACCGGCTCACCCGGAGCCAGCTGGAGGACGAGTACGCGGAACGGCTCCTCGGGATCGCAAACGAGATCGAGATCAACATCCGGCATCTCTGATCCTCGTTCGCCCTCACCGAACGAACGTTCGATCGATCCAGAAACGGCGGGAATTCGCCGTTTGAGACTGTTTCCGGCGTTCGACGTTAGCTAACTGACGTGTGGCGCTCGATTCAGTCCTCGATACTGCCTGATGTGCGACGAAACGCCGGGATGGGCTCGAAACGTTGTTCGGTCTCAACGAACGATCGTCCGGCATTTGTGTAGTTTTGTTGGTGTTTTCCCGGATGGAGGCGCGGCGCTCTTGATCGGCGTGGGCTGCCGGTGTATTAACACAGGCTTAGGGTGTGTTAGTTAGGGTGTGTAACCGGCGGCGAACCGCGTATTCGATATCGTATACGCAAGACTGCGGCAGGTCGAACGCGGAGACTCCCCCGAGAGGGGCCGGCGGGTGAACGCTCACCGGTTCGACGCCCGCTGTCGTGGAGTGGTCCGGAACTCAAGCCGGGAACTGGACGTATACGTGAATCGTATACAGCAGCGTCGGTGGAGGTGGCCTCGGTGTCAGAGTACGGGAGAATCCGGGTCCGGGGGACGCGTCGGCGACGTGCCGACCGGTTCAGGGGCTTTCGTCGGTGTGGAGTTCGAGGTTGGAGAGCGGTCGGCCGATACACGTCAGAACGTACCCCTCCTCCTTCTCGCTCTCGGAGAGGAACATGCCCTCGGTCTGCTCGACCTCCGAGTCGTTCTCCCGCATCGCACAGCAGACCCCGCAAACGCCCATCCGACACTGGTACGGGAGGTCGATCCCCACCTCCTCGGCCGCTTCGAGGATCGACTTGTCCGCGGGGACCTCGATGGTTTCGTCGCGGTCGACGAGTTCCACGGTGTACGTCTCGACCATGGCGTTTACCGGCTCCCCGCGGACTTTTCGTACACGTGTTCGACCGGCTCGAAGCCGAGGTCGTCGTACAGCGCCGCGGCCTCCTCGTCGCCGTCGATCACGTCGATCCGGTAGAAGTCGACCTCGTGGGGTGGCCCGGAGAACCAGTCGTCGGCCTTCTCCAGCAAGGCCCGGCCGACGCCCTCGCCGCGGTGGGACTCGCGGACGTAGTGGCCGTTGATGTACCCGTGGTCCTCCAGCCGGAAGATCGGGTGGTCACCCATCACGCGGGCTTCCAGCACCCCGACGAGGTCGCCGGTCCCCTCCTCCTCGGCGACCACGACCGTTCCGTACTTGGAGTCGACGAGCTGGTTCTCGAAGTAGCTGAGCCAGCGCGAATCCGCCTCGTCCTTGTGCTGATACCGGTCGTCGTACTCCGAGAGGTGGTCCGTGAACCCGTGCCAGAGTTCGATCAGGTCCTCGCCGTCCTCGCTTGTCGCGTGTCGAACCTCGTACGCCATACCACACCGGTTGCGCCCGATTACCAAAAAAGGTCGTGTCGGGGTCCGTTCGTCGTCCCGACAGCGAGTTCGGGGGTGTGACCGCCCAACGATACGCGGATCGTATACAGAAAACAATTATAATGCTGGCCCCACAAGCCAGTACTGTCCGACCAATGCCTACCGAGAAACAGCTGAAAAAACAGCTCCAGAACGGGAAGATGATCGAGTCCGAGGAGGAGATGACCGAGGGGTACAAGGAGGCCCTCAAGACCATCCTGCTCGTCTCGGGCGACACGGAACTGATGAGCGCGCCCGCCTACTACGACCAGTCGCTGAACGCGCCCTCGATCGACGCGCGGGCGTCCTGCGTCAGCGTCATCCAGGACGAACTGGGCCACGGGCACATCGCCTACCGCCTCCTGGAGGACCTGGGCGAGGACCGCGAGGAGCTCGTCTACGAGCGCGAGCCCCACGAGTTCCGCAACACGTACGGGTTCGACCAGCACATCGAGAACTTCGCCGAACTCGTGACCGCCCACGGCATCTTCGACCGCGCGGGGATGGTCCTGCTCGGCGACATCTACGAGAACACGTCGTACGCGCCGTGGAAGCGCGCGCTGACGAAAGTCGAGAAGGAAGAGCAGTTCCACCTCCGCCACGGCGAGACGTGGATGCGCCGGCTGGCGAACAAGAGCGACAAGACCCACGCGAAGCTCCAGGACGCGGTCGACTGGATGTTCCCCATCGGTGTCGAGTGGTTCGGGATGGAGGACGACAAGAAGCGCAACACCGAGCAGCTCGACTACCGCATCAAGGGCAAGTCCAACGACGAACTCCGGCAGGACTGGCTCTCGCGGACGCTGCCGCTGATGGACGAACTCGATCTGGACGTGCCCGCCCACTACGACGAGGCGGCCGACGAGTACGTTCTGGAGTACGACCTCCCGATCGCCTTCGACCAGGAGAACAAGGACTGGCGCTTCGAGGAGTCGATCAGCTGGTCCGACGTGATGGACCGCTGGCGCGCCCGCGGCCCGGCCAACGAGAAGTACGTCAACATGATCCAGTCCGGCAAAGTGGACGTGCAGGTGTAACAATGTCGACGAGTCAGCGTATCGACGGCGCGTCCGGGCCGCCCCGCACGAGCGAGTTCATCGAGGGCCGCCGGGCCGACGCGTCGCCGTTCGAGGACGAACTGTGGGACGCGCTCGACGGGATCCCGGACCCGCACATCCCGGTGAGCCTCGTCGAGATGGCGATGATCTACGACGTGACCGAATCGGACGGCCACGTCGAGGTCGAGATGTCGTTCCCCTGCATGGGCTGTCCCGCCTACGACATGATCAAAAACGACGTGCGGAGCTGTCTGCGCGTCATCGACGGCGTCGACAGCGTCGACGTGGAGGTCGTCTGGGACCCCGTCTGGTCGAAGGACATGCTCACCGACTCGGTCCGCGAGAAGATGCGCGAATCGGGGATCGGCCTATGACCGGCGACACGAAGTACGAGGTGTTCGCCCGGAAGAGCGAGGGCGACGACACCCTCCACATCGGCAACGTGAGCGCCAAGAGCGACCGGCTCGCGAAGATGTACGCACACAACACGTTCGACGAGGAGGACTGGAACTACCTTGCCGTCGTCAGGCAGGAGGACCTGCTCGAAGTGCAACCGCAGGCCATGCGCCACGGGGTGAGCGCCGATGAGTGACTGGCCCGACGAGGCGGTCGACTACGTGCAGGCGGTCGCCGACACGAAGCTCGTGCTTGGCCACCGGTGTGCCCAGTGGAGCCTCGCCGGTCCCTCGCTGGAGGACGACATCGGTGGCTCCAGCGCCGCACAGGAGGAAGTCGGCCACGTCCGCCAGCTGTTCCGGAAGCTGGAGGGGCAGGGTCGAGACGGCGACTGGCTCCGCGGCGAGCGCGACCCCGAGGAGTTCAGCAACGCCGCCTGCCTCGACGCGATCGACGGCGAGTGGCCCGACTTCGTGGCGACCATCGCACCCGCGGACCGCGCGGCGTGGTACATGCTCGACGCGGTCGACCGCGACGACATGGACGGGATGATCACCAAGATCGGCGAGGACGAGTACTTCCACCTGGAGTACCACGACGCCCGACTGGAGACGCTGGCGGCCGAACAGCCCGACGGGCTGCAGGCGACGCTGGAGGAGACGATCCCGGCGGCGCTCGCGCTCATCGGTCCCGCGTCGTACGACGACGAGTCGGACCCGCTGGTCGACGCCGGCTTCACGAGCGTCCCCGTCGCGTCGATCCGGGAGCGGTTCGCGGACCACTACCGCGACCTGTTCGCCGACACGGACGTGTCGCTCTCCGGGGTCGACTGGTCGACGCCCGACGCCGACGAGTGGGACGAGACCCGCCGCCGGATCGGGTCGGGCGGGATCGGCGAGGAGGACCTCATCCAGATCCGCGGCGAGCGAAACGCCATGTTCGCGACCGAGTGACGATGGCCGACTCCGAGGACCCCGAGGTCGAATGCCCGCACTGCGGCTCGGACGACGTGGAGCGCGAGTCGCAGTTCGGCAGCGAGATCTCGAAGGCGCAGTACTACTGCAACGGCTGCAACACCGTCTTCGAGCGGATCAAGTACGACGGGAAACAGCCCGAGTAGCCGCAGCGCGGAGCGTAGATCCCGTCGAGAGCCGCTGTAGCTGGCGGACAGCCGTAGGTATCACGAATAATCGTGATGAGAACTTACTTATACTGGGCCGTCAATTGACTCCGTGTATGCAATCGTTCAGCGA from Halostella salina includes these protein-coding regions:
- a CDS encoding IclR family transcriptional regulator, whose amino-acid sequence is MAQKGTRGGVKSDETLLEIVEAVREHNGATVTELAEDLDLAKSTVHSHLTTLADHGFMRRRDGEYMIGYRFHDYGIWARNQSDLFQVAKPRLKELARETGHKVWCIVERQGKAVYLYGAEGKSTIKTYAREGATTELHYLAAGKAILAHLPEDERQAIVGDDPLPAKTENTTTDPDELLAELDTVREQGVAYNIGEAMEGLNAIGTPIKRVGDGVYGAISLSGAANRLTRSQLEDEYAERLLGIANEIEINIRHL
- a CDS encoding 2Fe-2S iron-sulfur cluster-binding protein — protein: MVETYTVELVDRDETIEVPADKSILEAAEEVGIDLPYQCRMGVCGVCCAMRENDSEVEQTEGMFLSESEKEEGYVLTCIGRPLSNLELHTDESP
- a CDS encoding GNAT family N-acetyltransferase; its protein translation is MAYEVRHATSEDGEDLIELWHGFTDHLSEYDDRYQHKDEADSRWLSYFENQLVDSKYGTVVVAEEEGTGDLVGVLEARVMGDHPIFRLEDHGYINGHYVRESHRGEGVGRALLEKADDWFSGPPHEVDFYRIDVIDGDEEAAALYDDLGFEPVEHVYEKSAGSR
- a CDS encoding 1,2-phenylacetyl-CoA epoxidase subunit PaaC; amino-acid sequence: MPTEKQLKKQLQNGKMIESEEEMTEGYKEALKTILLVSGDTELMSAPAYYDQSLNAPSIDARASCVSVIQDELGHGHIAYRLLEDLGEDREELVYEREPHEFRNTYGFDQHIENFAELVTAHGIFDRAGMVLLGDIYENTSYAPWKRALTKVEKEEQFHLRHGETWMRRLANKSDKTHAKLQDAVDWMFPIGVEWFGMEDDKKRNTEQLDYRIKGKSNDELRQDWLSRTLPLMDELDLDVPAHYDEAADEYVLEYDLPIAFDQENKDWRFEESISWSDVMDRWRARGPANEKYVNMIQSGKVDVQV
- a CDS encoding metal-sulfur cluster assembly factor, with product MSTSQRIDGASGPPRTSEFIEGRRADASPFEDELWDALDGIPDPHIPVSLVEMAMIYDVTESDGHVEVEMSFPCMGCPAYDMIKNDVRSCLRVIDGVDSVDVEVVWDPVWSKDMLTDSVREKMRESGIGL
- a CDS encoding phenylacetic acid degradation PaaB family protein; this translates as MTGDTKYEVFARKSEGDDTLHIGNVSAKSDRLAKMYAHNTFDEEDWNYLAVVRQEDLLEVQPQAMRHGVSADE
- a CDS encoding Phenylacetic acid catabolic protein, producing MSDWPDEAVDYVQAVADTKLVLGHRCAQWSLAGPSLEDDIGGSSAAQEEVGHVRQLFRKLEGQGRDGDWLRGERDPEEFSNAACLDAIDGEWPDFVATIAPADRAAWYMLDAVDRDDMDGMITKIGEDEYFHLEYHDARLETLAAEQPDGLQATLEETIPAALALIGPASYDDESDPLVDAGFTSVPVASIRERFADHYRDLFADTDVSLSGVDWSTPDADEWDETRRRIGSGGIGEEDLIQIRGERNAMFATE
- a CDS encoding PaaD-like zinc ribbon domain-containing protein — its product is MADSEDPEVECPHCGSDDVERESQFGSEISKAQYYCNGCNTVFERIKYDGKQPE